In Nicotiana tabacum cultivar K326 chromosome 17, ASM71507v2, whole genome shotgun sequence, one DNA window encodes the following:
- the LOC107789172 gene encoding uncharacterized protein LOC107789172, with protein MSLIAGSYERFIWGFKLRSPKDDQKYELTPLFSFPSHLSPIKCTAVAGSVAVSGGADDTIKIYDLSTCSEIGSLHQSATITSLSFLTPPSLSFPRNLIAAADDGTVSIYDADPFVHLKTVKVHRKAVNSVCIHPSGRLALSVGRDECMAMINLVRGRRSFYSRLGKEASLVNYSDTGEKFYMVMDDKISVHESEDAKIVLELDNNKKVLCATPGTHGILFTGGEERNIKAWDITSGKVAYSIEDAHSTRVKGIVVLYKNNDGDAEENQHIVASASSDGIIRVWDVRMTRKEKPIPLAEANTKSRLTCLAGSSIKSVKRPLVGNTASNGQQLDAGEES; from the exons ATGAGTCTGATTGCAGGCTCATACGAGCGCTTCATATGGGGATTCAAGTTGAGATCCCCAAAAGACGATCAAAAGTACGAACTAACCCCACTCTTCTCCTTCCCCTCACACCTCTCACCAATCAAATGCACAGCCGTCGCCGGCTCTGTCGCAGTGTCCGGCGGCGCCGATGACACAATTAAAATCTACGACCTTTCCACTTGCTCTGAAATCGGGTCCCTCCACCAGTCCGCCACCATAACTTCACTTTCCTTTCTTACCCCTCCTTCACTCTCCTTCCCTCGTAACCTAATCGCCGCCGCTGACGACGGCACCGTATCGATATACGATGCCGACCCATTTGTTCATTTAAAAACGGTGAAAGTTCATCGTAAGGCGGTGAATTCTGTGTGTATTCATCCGTCAGGGAGGTTGGCGTTGTCTGTGGGAAGAGATGAATGTATGGCTATGATTAATTTGGTTAGAGGAAGGAGAAGTTTTTACTCTAGGTTGGGTAAAGAAGCTTCTTTGGTTAATTATAGTGATACTGGTGAAAAGTTTTATATGGTTATGGATGACAAGATTTCTGTACATGAATCTGAAGATGCCAAAATTGTTCTAGAGCTTGATAATAACAAGAAGGTGCTTTGTGCCACTCCCGGGACG CATGGTATTTTGTTTACTGGGGGAGAGGAGCGCAATATTAAAGCTTGGGACATAACTAGTGGGAAAGTTGCATATAGCATTGAAGATGCACATTCCACCCGTGTGAAAGGCATTGTTGTTTTATACAAAAACAATGATGGGGATGCTGAAGAAAACCAACACATAGTAGCATCTGCATCATCAGATGGGATCATACGTGTTTGGGATGTTCGCATGACTAGGAAAGAGAAGCCAATTCCactggctgaggccaatacaaaATCCAGGCTGACTTGTCTTGCTGGATCATCCATCAAAT CTGTGAAAAGGCCACTTGTAGGAAATACTGCATCAAACGGACAACAACTCGATGCAGGTGAAGAATCCTAG